TTAGGCGTACAGCTATTGATTTTTATTGGTTTTATTCATAAACTGACAAGTATAGCTAAAAAAAAAGTGTATGTCAAATGGGTAGATCGAGAGTAGGGGTTGAAGCACCCAATCTTTTGGGCTTCACTCCGTATTAGAATAGACCAAACAGTTGCTGGATTGGGTAGGGAGGCAACAAAAATGAAAGTTTTATCCGGGTTTGATGAAGTTGTGCAATATTTACAACAGCATGAAAACTCAACGCGCATTAAAAAGTTAATCTTCGGTGCGTGCCACAATGTTTGGGAAAATGACCTAAACAAGTTGCAAAATTTTACTTTTCAGGATTTACTCAAAAAATTATTTGAGGCTAATCCAACGCCAGAAAATCTCAAATTAACTTTGGATAAAGTTGTAAAAACTCTTAATAAACCGGGGGAATATTCTGTAATAGCAACTATAATTTTTGAGAAAGTCAGTAAGCTATACTCGAATATTGAGGAGCCAACGCAAGTAGTATCAAGCGGTTCTAAAAGCCCAGCTTTGGCAGTGCAGCCAATAGCGCAAAAACAGCCGGATGTTGCCACAAAATCGCAAGTCAATCAAACAGTACCGCCATACGATCGCTTTAACGTGCGGATGGAAATTATGAAATATACAAATCCGTTCAGGGCGAAAGTACTTATATTTTCCACCCTGTATCACCAACTAAGTTTCAGCGAACAGGATTTAGTAACGATTAGAAGCTACGAATTTGACGATTTGCTGTTTAATTTGTACGCATTCTGCGAAACGGTAAGAGAGCTAGAGGCTAGACTAAGCAGCACTGCTCGGTGTCTATTTGAACCGGAAGAAAATTCGCAAGCAGCAAGCGCAATAATACAGACGCTGAAACCCTTTTATACCAATCGCGTACCGGGAATGTACAAAGTAAAAATATTAGAGAATGTTATGTCTGTAGAGACACAAGCAGGTATAGATCGCGGGCAGTTAATGAACGTAACTGAGAGCCATTTAAATGATGAAAATGATAATACCTATCAGGTACGCCAGCTGTAAATTCAAAATTAAGGTAATTAATAGGAAAAGTATATGGATGGTAACGAACTAAAAAGGCGATACGCTGCTGGGGAAACAAATTTTAGCGGTGCGAACCTCAGCGGTGTAAACTTATATGGTGCGGATTTGATCGGAATTTCTCTGCCTACAGCAGATTTGCATGGCGCTACTCTAGTTTTTGCATATCTGAATCGGGCTATACTCAGAAAGGCAAATTTAATTGGTACAAAGTTATGCGGTGCCAACTTAAACCAGGCTACCCTTACTTCTGCAAATTTACACAATGCCGATTTGCACGGCGCAACTTTACAAAATGCCGATTTGCGCGGTACGAATTTGACTTTAGCATACCTACTGGATGCTAATTTGATCGGTGCAGATTTACGCGGTGCAAATCTCAGCGGTGCTAATTTGACCGGTGCTTGCTTGCGGGGTGCAAACTTGCGGGAGGAAGCGAGAGTTTACGTTGCTACTATGCGCGGTGCTAAGTTGCGTAGAGCAGACTTGAGAGGTGCGAACTTGACAGGTGTAGATTTGGCGAAAGTTGACTTAAGCGGTGCGAATTTGAGCGAGGCAACTTTACGCGAGGTAAATTTGTGTGGTGCGGATTTATCTGAAGCTAATTTGAGCGGTGCGTTTCTCACGGAAGCTAATTTAAGCGAAGCTAATTTGCGCTATGCCAACATGACTAATGTTAAGTTGGAACGGGCAAAATTGCTGGAAGCAGACATGACTGGTGTGAATTTGCGCGGTTCTCTATTAGCTGACGCTAAGTTGAATAAAGCGCAGTTGAGTAAGGCTAATATGAGTGCTTGTCGGCTGGTCAGAGCAGATTTAAGTCGGGCAAATTTATCTGAAGCTAATTTAAGCGATTCCGATTTGATTGAAGCTTACTTAGCGAGGACAAATTTGACTAATGCGAATTTGAGTA
The genomic region above belongs to Aerosakkonema funiforme FACHB-1375 and contains:
- a CDS encoding pentapeptide repeat-containing protein — its product is MDGNELKRRYAAGETNFSGANLSGVNLYGADLIGISLPTADLHGATLVFAYLNRAILRKANLIGTKLCGANLNQATLTSANLHNADLHGATLQNADLRGTNLTLAYLLDANLIGADLRGANLSGANLTGACLRGANLREEARVYVATMRGAKLRRADLRGANLTGVDLAKVDLSGANLSEATLREVNLCGADLSEANLSGAFLTEANLSEANLRYANMTNVKLERAKLLEADMTGVNLRGSLLADAKLNKAQLSKANMSACRLVRADLSRANLSEANLSDSDLIEAYLARTNLTNANLSKANFTRAELSSAYLTGANMSGTTMPDGIIQGY